The following coding sequences lie in one Takifugu rubripes chromosome 8, fTakRub1.2, whole genome shotgun sequence genomic window:
- the LOC101069747 gene encoding collagen alpha-1(XVIII) chain-like isoform X1 produces MSRIQTLAIFLVLCTGTCESWFWSSNQEEKTTESPTEVLITNASTTPAGPTSAAVTPTNATKEEEDDDLSGIGEELLDMASGIRKFVEAWNATARNTHEVTEKVDPNRTGNANTSRGEGGPEGSGSGSGPAADAGSSEESLMIVPNSTSVVGAAQRLSNYTKAPDGGRADASRPPCLPVPSDWPICSAKRPQSLTLPNVFNHTSVDQVGAVLKEWAWLARKGCHPSAEWFLCLLLAPRCSAPAPLPCRSFCQTLRDSCWASLDNGRLPVECHLLPDVAPGRSHPTCLSVSNWKAESGVSLLQLIGDLPSGLNRSYGPRGQVSFSFNAKATAGQLALAHVPNPFYRHFSLIFNVRPSSPAAAVLFSITDGPQKLVYVGVKLSGERAGRQKVQFFYTEPDSEASYEAASFEVPSLANSWTRFSLSIYEDQVTFYHGCESEPQMVRFERSPDPMELDPEAKIFVGQAGNADADRFRGDMSELKVVGDPQAAERLCDDEDDSDTASGDFGSGDGGVVKQTESTLKTTPPSFQPLPAPPVTASQRLTGTIGEKGQKGDRGERGSKGDLGLVGPKGEPGLGTRLSSESGGPNGEKGSKGDKGQKGSLGAGYAGKKGEPGVPGPPGLPGPPGPAATVVQRGNGSVVQHEPGPIGPPGLPGLIGPVGPPGSDGLPGDPGEDGKDGPPGPQGVPGTPGNPGSKGQKGDPGEGQPGPRGPPGLPGPPGPGAGDRQTSTFFDMEGSGFSDMEKLRGAQGPPGPPGLPGPPGIPGTSVALGPNGAIGFGPPGPPGLDGTPGLPGPPGPPGPRGQPGLVGVKGDSGNLGLPGIPGEKGAQGAPGRVGSPGQTGLAGLPGPMGPAGPPGPPGPPYRGGVGFGDQELEETTSLPGLAGPPGPQGPPGTAGFPGKPGFPGSNGEKGSEGPRGPPGIPGIDGFPGQLGEKGDRGEKGERGQPGRDSGLPGPPGPPGPPGQIIYQSSNDYNDVYWSEGLQGGHGVPGRPGFPGPAGPKGERGDSGPPGYAPKGQKGEPGIIIGPDGSPQYHGGLAGLPGESGPPGPVGPPGPYGPPGQKGEIGLPGRPGRPGLNGAKGLKGDSGSGSGYAYPGPPGPPGPPGPPGASGPIDRISGFEDIRRYLPDLKGEKGEQGPPGRVEVSGSNFDINVLKNEMKGETGSPGLKGEKGEQGSGYYDPRYGGSGYPGQPGPPGPKGDSVIGPPGPQGPPGQPGRGYDGRPGPPGPPGPPGPAGGSYTGDSWDSRTVSVTGPPGPPGTPGLPGISSGVSLFRTYDTMAATARRHPEGSLVYVIDQTDLYLRVREGVRQVYLGNYIALPGDENEVAAVEPPPVVLYSTDSNTPQPESPVQPDPHPPIHHKPQDPHSQQPTHPDPHYHPDPRYPAPTDPRYPSYTERINRPDGRSSHTTQERPTYPYHRYPVTTPRRPPVPETPVHRHASGPGLHLIALNAPQTGAMRGIRGVDYLCFTQAQAIGMKGTFRAFLSSRLQDLSSIVGKRDRDRLPIINLKDEVLFDSWDAIFNDGRIKDNVPIYSFDGRDILSDGAWPEKMLWHGSTGAGQRHTEDLCDAWRSGDQAQNGMAAPLHAGSNPLQQRPGRCSSAYAVLCIENSYIGHAKR; encoded by the exons ATGTCCCGGATCCAGACCTTGGCCATTTTCTTGGTTCTCTGCACAGGGACCTGTGAGTCCTGGTTTTGGTCGTCAAACCAGGAAGAAAAGACAACGGAGTCCCCAACCGAGGTGCTGATAACGAACGCCAGCACCACGCCGGCGGGGCCCACGAGCGCTGCCGTGACCCCAACGAACGCcacgaaggaggaggaggatgacgacCTGTCTGGGATCGGAGAGGAGCTCCTCGATATGGCCTCCGGGATCCGTAAGTTTGTTGAGGCGTGGAACGCGACCGCCAGGAATACCCATGAAGTGACAGAGAAGGTGGATCCCAACCGCACGGGTAATGCAAACACAtcgagaggggagggggggcccGAGGgctctgggtctgggtcaggacCCGCTGCTGATGCGGGGTCAAGCGAAGAGTCGCTGATGATTGTTCCGAACAGTACAAGCGTTGTCGGCGCCGCTCAGCGTCTTTCAAATTACACGAAAGCGCCCGACGGCGGCCGCGCCGACGCCTCCCGCCCGCCTTGTCTCCCCGTCCCTTCTGATTGGCCCATTTGCTCGGCCAAGCGTCCTCAGTCGCTCACGCTGCCCAACGTTTTCAACCACACCTCTGTGGACCAGGTGGGGGCGGTCCTAAAGGAGTGGGCGTGGCTGGCCAGGAAGGGGTGTCACCCCAGTGCTGAGTGgttcctctgtctcctgctgGCGCCCAGGTGCTCGGCCCCGGCCCCGCTGCCCTGTCGCAGCTTCTGCCAGACGCTGCGGGACAGCTGCTGGGCGTCCCTGGATAACGGGCGGCTGCCTGTGGAGTGCCACCTCCTGCCAGATGTGGCGCCCGGGCGCAGCCATCCCACCTGCTTGTCCGTTAGTAACTGGAAAG CCGAGAGCGGCgtctctctgctccagctgatCGGGGACCTGCCGTCCGGGCTCAACAGGTCCTACGGGCCGAGGGGGCAGGTCAGCTTCAGCTTCAATGCCAAAGCGACGGCCGGTCAACTGGCTCTGGCCCACGTCCCAAACCCCTTCTATCGCCATTTCTCCCTGATCTTCAACGTCaggccctcctcccccgccgccgccgtcctctTCTCCATCACCGACGGGCCGCAGAAGCTCGTGTACGTGGGCGTGAAGCTGAGTGGCGAGCGGGCGGGTCGCCAGAAGGTGCAGTTCTTCTACACCGAGCCCGACTCCGAGGCTTCGTACGAAGCCGCCAGCTTTGAGGTGCCGAGCCTGGCGAACTCTTGGACCCGCTTTTCTTTATCCATCTATGAGGATCAGGTGACCTTCTACCACGGCTGCGAGTCGGAGCCCCAGATGGTCCGGTTCGAACGCTCCCCTGATCCCATGGAGCTGGACCCCGAGGCAAAGATCTTTGTGGGCCAGGCAGGAAACGCTGACGCTGACAGGTTCAGG GGCGACATGTCGGAGCTGAAGGTGGTGGGGGACCCTCAGGCGGCTGAACGTCTGTGTGACGATGAGGATGATTCTGACACC GCCTCCGGAGACTTCGGCAGTGGCGATGGCGGCGTGGTGAAGCAGACGGAATCCACGCTAAAG ACTACCCCTCCTTCCTTCCAGCCTCTACCTGCACCGCCAGTCACGGCCTCACAGAGACTGACAG GTACCATTGGCGAAAAAGGGCAGAAAGgcgacagaggagagagaggctcGAAGGGGGATCTTGGCCTTGTGGGACCAAAGGGAGAGCCGGGTTTGGGGACTCGTTTATCATCAGAGAGCGGAGGACCAAAT ggAGAAAAGGGGTCGAAG GGAGACAAAGGTCAAAAG GGAAGTTTGGGTGCCGGATATGCTGGTAAAAAAGGAGAACCTGGAGTTCCTGGTCCGCCTGGCCTCCCTGGACCCCCTGGTCCTGCAGCGACGGTGGTTCAACGTGGGAATGGATCTGTTGTGCAGCATGAACCTGGACCCATTGGACCACCAGGGTTGCCGGGTTTAATTGGACCTGTAGGCCCACCAGGATCTGATGGATTACCT GGGGATCCAGGAGAAGACGGGAAAGAT GGCCCCCCTGGACCACAAGGGGTCCCAGGAACTCCAGGAAATCCTGGTTCCAAAGGCCAAAAG GGAGATCCTGGAGAAGGTCAGCCAGGGCCCAGAGGACCCCCCGGTCTaccaggacctcctggacctggagctggtGACCGCCAA ACATCGACATTTTTTGACATGGAGGGCTCAGGATTTTCAGATATGGAGAAACTCCGG GGTGCCCAAGGTCCTCCAGGCCCCCCAGGCCTTCCCGGGCCCCCGGGAATTCCTGGGACTTCAGTGGCACTCGGACCCAATGGAGCAATAGGTTTTGGACCTCCTGGACCACCAGGACTGGAcggaactcctggtctccct ggtcctcctggtcctccaggtcctcgaGGTCAACCAGGGCTGGTTGGAGTAAAG GGTGACAGTGGCAATCTTGGTCTTCCAGGAATACCTGGAGAAAAG GGTGCTCAGGGAGCGCCAGGAAGGGTGGGTTCACCAGGCCAGACTGGACTAGCAGGCCTGCCTGGTCCCATGGGACCTGCAGGACCCCCGggaccacctggaccaccaTACCGTGGTGGAGTAGGTTTT GGAGACCAAGAACTGGAGGAAACCACCAGTTTACCTGGACTCGCAGGCCCACCTGGACCACAG GGCCCTCCTGGGACTGCAGGTTTCCCT GGGAAACCAGGTTTCCCAGGTTCCAATGGAGAGAAAGGATCAGAGGGCCCTCGAGGACCTCCTGGGATACCGGGTATCGATGGATTTCCCGGGCAGCTG GGTGaaaagggagacagaggagagaaaggggagagg GGTCAACCAGGAAGAGACAGTGGACTACCTGGACCCCCGGGGCCTCCTGGACCTCCGGGACAAATCATCTACCAGTCGTCAAATGAT TATAATGACGTTTATTGGAGTGAAGGGTTGCAG GGTGGACATGGTGTTCCAGGTCGACCAGGTTTCCCA GGGCCAGCGGGACCaaagggtgagagaggagacTCGGGGCCTCCAGGATATGCCCCAAAA GGACAGAAAGGAGAACCCGGCATCATCATTGGGCCTGATGGGAGCCCTCAGTACCACGGTGGCCTGGCAGGACTTCCG gGTGAAagtggacctcctggacctgtGGGACCTCCT GGTCCGTACGGTCCTCCGGGCCAGAAGGGAGAGATCGGGCTTCCGGGGAGACCA GGTCGACCTGGTCTCAACGGTGCCAAAGGCCTGAAGGGAGACTCAGGCAGTGGGTCCGGATACGCTTACCCT ggtcctcctggtccacctGGCCCCCCTGGACCACCAGGAGCTTCTGGTCCCATCGACAGAATCAGT GGGTTTGAGGACATCAGGAGGTATTTACCAG ACTtgaaaggagagaaaggtgAACAAGGACCACCAGGAAGAGTTGAAGTATCGG GCTCAAACTTTGATATCAACGTTTTGAAG aatgagatgaaaggtgaaacaggaagtccaggcctgaaaggagagaaaggagaacaGGGCAGTGGATACTATGATCCTCGATATGGTGGATCTGGATACCCTGGACAGCCGGGACCTCCT GGCCCTAAAGGCGACTCCGTCATTGGCCCACCAGGACCTCAAGGACCACCTGGTCAGCCAGGCAGAGGCTACGATGGACGGCCAGGACCCCCAGGGCCacctggaccacctggacctgcGGGAGGATCATACACTGGAGACTCCTGGGACTCGAGGA CTGTCAGTGTcacaggaccaccaggacctcCTGGAACACCGGGGCTTCCTGGAATCTCCTCAGGA GTGTCGTTGTTCAGGACCTATGATACGATGGCAGCCACTGCCAGAAGACATCCGGAGGGTTCTCTGGTTTATGTTATAGACCAAACAGATCTCTACCTGAGGGTCCGAGAGGGAGTCCGCCAAGTCTAC CTGGGGAACTATATCGCTCTTCCTGGAGAC GAGAACGAGGTCGCTGCCGTGGAACCGCCCCCTGTGGTCCTTTACTCAACAGACTCAAACACCCCCCAGCCTGAGAGCCCCGTCCAGCCTGATCCACATCCACCGATACACCACAAACCACAAGACCCACATTCCCAACAACCAACCCACCCAGATCCACACTATCACCCAGATCCACGGTACCCAGCCCCCACCGACCCCAGATATCCAAGTTACACAGAGCGCATAAATCGGCCAGACGGTAGGTCCAGCCACACCACGCAGGAAAGGCCCACCTACCCGTATCACCGCTACCCAGTCACCACGCCACGAAGACCTCCCGTTCCCGAAACCCCAGTCCACCGTCACGCTTCAGGCCCGGGG CTTCACCTGATTGCCCTGAACGCCCCTCAGACCGGCGCTATGCGGGGGATCCGTGGTGTTGACTACCTGTGCTTCACACAAGCTCAGGCCATTGGAATGAAGGGAACGTTCCGTGCCTTCCTCTCATCCAGACTCCAGGATCTTTCCAGCATTGTCGGTAaaagggacagagacagacttCCCATCATCAACCTGAAG GATGAGGTTCTGTTCGACAGCTGGGATGCCATTTTTAACGATGGTAGAATAAAGGACAACGTTCCCATCTACTCGTTCGACGGCAGAGACATCCTCAGCGATGGCGCATG GCCGGAGAAGATGCTGTGGCACGGCTCCACTGGTGCCGGGCAGAGGCACACGGAGGACCTCTGCGACGCCTGGCGTTCTGGTGACCAGGCCCAGAACGGCATGGCGGCGCCTCTTCACGCCGGCAGCAACCCCCTGCAGCAGCGCCCTGGCAGGTGCtcgagcgcgtacgcagtcctgTGCATCGAGAACAGCTACATCGGCCACGCCAAGAGATAG
- the LOC101069747 gene encoding collagen alpha-1(XVIII) chain-like isoform X2 codes for MSRIQTLAIFLVLCTGTCESWFWSSNQEEKTTESPTEVLITNASTTPAGPTSAAVTPTNATKEEEDDDLSGIGEELLDMASGIRKFVEAWNATARNTHEVTEKVDPNRTGNANTSRGEGGPEGSGSGSGPAADAGSSEESLMIVPNSTSVVGAAQRLSNYTKAPDGGRADASRPPCLPVPSDWPICSAKRPQSLTLPNVFNHTSVDQVGAVLKEWAWLARKGCHPSAEWFLCLLLAPRCSAPAPLPCRSFCQTLRDSCWASLDNGRLPVECHLLPDVAPGRSHPTCLSVSNWKAESGVSLLQLIGDLPSGLNRSYGPRGQVSFSFNAKATAGQLALAHVPNPFYRHFSLIFNVRPSSPAAAVLFSITDGPQKLVYVGVKLSGERAGRQKVQFFYTEPDSEASYEAASFEVPSLANSWTRFSLSIYEDQVTFYHGCESEPQMVRFERSPDPMELDPEAKIFVGQAGNADADRFRGDMSELKVVGDPQAAERLCDDEDDSDTASGDFGSGDGGVVKQTESTLKTTPPSFQPLPAPPVTASQRLTGTIGEKGQKGDRGERGSKGDLGLVGPKGEPGLGTRLSSESGGPNGEKGSKGDKGQKGSLGAGYAGKKGEPGVPGPPGLPGPPGPAATVVQRGNGSVVQHEPGPIGPPGLPGLIGPVGPPGSDGLPGDPGEDGKDGPPGPQGVPGTPGNPGSKGQKGDPGEGQPGPRGPPGLPGPPGPGAGDRQTSTFFDMEGSGFSDMEKLRGAQGPPGPPGLPGPPGIPGTSVALGPNGAIGFGPPGPPGLDGTPGLPGPPGPPGPRGQPGLVGVKGDSGNLGLPGIPGEKGAQGAPGRVGSPGQTGLAGLPGPMGPAGPPGPPGPPYRGGVGFGDQELEETTSLPGLAGPPGPQGPPGTAGFPGKPGFPGSNGEKGSEGPRGPPGIPGIDGFPGQLGEKGDRGEKGERGQPGRDSGLPGPPGPPGPPGQIIYQSSNDGGHGVPGRPGFPGPAGPKGERGDSGPPGYAPKGQKGEPGIIIGPDGSPQYHGGLAGLPGESGPPGPVGPPGPYGPPGQKGEIGLPGRPGRPGLNGAKGLKGDSGSGSGYAYPGPPGPPGPPGPPGASGPIDRISGFEDIRRYLPDLKGEKGEQGPPGRVEVSGSNFDINVLKNEMKGETGSPGLKGEKGEQGSGYYDPRYGGSGYPGQPGPPGPKGDSVIGPPGPQGPPGQPGRGYDGRPGPPGPPGPPGPAGGSYTGDSWDSRTVSVTGPPGPPGTPGLPGISSGVSLFRTYDTMAATARRHPEGSLVYVIDQTDLYLRVREGVRQVYLGNYIALPGDENEVAAVEPPPVVLYSTDSNTPQPESPVQPDPHPPIHHKPQDPHSQQPTHPDPHYHPDPRYPAPTDPRYPSYTERINRPDGRSSHTTQERPTYPYHRYPVTTPRRPPVPETPVHRHASGPGLHLIALNAPQTGAMRGIRGVDYLCFTQAQAIGMKGTFRAFLSSRLQDLSSIVGKRDRDRLPIINLKDEVLFDSWDAIFNDGRIKDNVPIYSFDGRDILSDGAWPEKMLWHGSTGAGQRHTEDLCDAWRSGDQAQNGMAAPLHAGSNPLQQRPGRCSSAYAVLCIENSYIGHAKR; via the exons ATGTCCCGGATCCAGACCTTGGCCATTTTCTTGGTTCTCTGCACAGGGACCTGTGAGTCCTGGTTTTGGTCGTCAAACCAGGAAGAAAAGACAACGGAGTCCCCAACCGAGGTGCTGATAACGAACGCCAGCACCACGCCGGCGGGGCCCACGAGCGCTGCCGTGACCCCAACGAACGCcacgaaggaggaggaggatgacgacCTGTCTGGGATCGGAGAGGAGCTCCTCGATATGGCCTCCGGGATCCGTAAGTTTGTTGAGGCGTGGAACGCGACCGCCAGGAATACCCATGAAGTGACAGAGAAGGTGGATCCCAACCGCACGGGTAATGCAAACACAtcgagaggggagggggggcccGAGGgctctgggtctgggtcaggacCCGCTGCTGATGCGGGGTCAAGCGAAGAGTCGCTGATGATTGTTCCGAACAGTACAAGCGTTGTCGGCGCCGCTCAGCGTCTTTCAAATTACACGAAAGCGCCCGACGGCGGCCGCGCCGACGCCTCCCGCCCGCCTTGTCTCCCCGTCCCTTCTGATTGGCCCATTTGCTCGGCCAAGCGTCCTCAGTCGCTCACGCTGCCCAACGTTTTCAACCACACCTCTGTGGACCAGGTGGGGGCGGTCCTAAAGGAGTGGGCGTGGCTGGCCAGGAAGGGGTGTCACCCCAGTGCTGAGTGgttcctctgtctcctgctgGCGCCCAGGTGCTCGGCCCCGGCCCCGCTGCCCTGTCGCAGCTTCTGCCAGACGCTGCGGGACAGCTGCTGGGCGTCCCTGGATAACGGGCGGCTGCCTGTGGAGTGCCACCTCCTGCCAGATGTGGCGCCCGGGCGCAGCCATCCCACCTGCTTGTCCGTTAGTAACTGGAAAG CCGAGAGCGGCgtctctctgctccagctgatCGGGGACCTGCCGTCCGGGCTCAACAGGTCCTACGGGCCGAGGGGGCAGGTCAGCTTCAGCTTCAATGCCAAAGCGACGGCCGGTCAACTGGCTCTGGCCCACGTCCCAAACCCCTTCTATCGCCATTTCTCCCTGATCTTCAACGTCaggccctcctcccccgccgccgccgtcctctTCTCCATCACCGACGGGCCGCAGAAGCTCGTGTACGTGGGCGTGAAGCTGAGTGGCGAGCGGGCGGGTCGCCAGAAGGTGCAGTTCTTCTACACCGAGCCCGACTCCGAGGCTTCGTACGAAGCCGCCAGCTTTGAGGTGCCGAGCCTGGCGAACTCTTGGACCCGCTTTTCTTTATCCATCTATGAGGATCAGGTGACCTTCTACCACGGCTGCGAGTCGGAGCCCCAGATGGTCCGGTTCGAACGCTCCCCTGATCCCATGGAGCTGGACCCCGAGGCAAAGATCTTTGTGGGCCAGGCAGGAAACGCTGACGCTGACAGGTTCAGG GGCGACATGTCGGAGCTGAAGGTGGTGGGGGACCCTCAGGCGGCTGAACGTCTGTGTGACGATGAGGATGATTCTGACACC GCCTCCGGAGACTTCGGCAGTGGCGATGGCGGCGTGGTGAAGCAGACGGAATCCACGCTAAAG ACTACCCCTCCTTCCTTCCAGCCTCTACCTGCACCGCCAGTCACGGCCTCACAGAGACTGACAG GTACCATTGGCGAAAAAGGGCAGAAAGgcgacagaggagagagaggctcGAAGGGGGATCTTGGCCTTGTGGGACCAAAGGGAGAGCCGGGTTTGGGGACTCGTTTATCATCAGAGAGCGGAGGACCAAAT ggAGAAAAGGGGTCGAAG GGAGACAAAGGTCAAAAG GGAAGTTTGGGTGCCGGATATGCTGGTAAAAAAGGAGAACCTGGAGTTCCTGGTCCGCCTGGCCTCCCTGGACCCCCTGGTCCTGCAGCGACGGTGGTTCAACGTGGGAATGGATCTGTTGTGCAGCATGAACCTGGACCCATTGGACCACCAGGGTTGCCGGGTTTAATTGGACCTGTAGGCCCACCAGGATCTGATGGATTACCT GGGGATCCAGGAGAAGACGGGAAAGAT GGCCCCCCTGGACCACAAGGGGTCCCAGGAACTCCAGGAAATCCTGGTTCCAAAGGCCAAAAG GGAGATCCTGGAGAAGGTCAGCCAGGGCCCAGAGGACCCCCCGGTCTaccaggacctcctggacctggagctggtGACCGCCAA ACATCGACATTTTTTGACATGGAGGGCTCAGGATTTTCAGATATGGAGAAACTCCGG GGTGCCCAAGGTCCTCCAGGCCCCCCAGGCCTTCCCGGGCCCCCGGGAATTCCTGGGACTTCAGTGGCACTCGGACCCAATGGAGCAATAGGTTTTGGACCTCCTGGACCACCAGGACTGGAcggaactcctggtctccct ggtcctcctggtcctccaggtcctcgaGGTCAACCAGGGCTGGTTGGAGTAAAG GGTGACAGTGGCAATCTTGGTCTTCCAGGAATACCTGGAGAAAAG GGTGCTCAGGGAGCGCCAGGAAGGGTGGGTTCACCAGGCCAGACTGGACTAGCAGGCCTGCCTGGTCCCATGGGACCTGCAGGACCCCCGggaccacctggaccaccaTACCGTGGTGGAGTAGGTTTT GGAGACCAAGAACTGGAGGAAACCACCAGTTTACCTGGACTCGCAGGCCCACCTGGACCACAG GGCCCTCCTGGGACTGCAGGTTTCCCT GGGAAACCAGGTTTCCCAGGTTCCAATGGAGAGAAAGGATCAGAGGGCCCTCGAGGACCTCCTGGGATACCGGGTATCGATGGATTTCCCGGGCAGCTG GGTGaaaagggagacagaggagagaaaggggagagg GGTCAACCAGGAAGAGACAGTGGACTACCTGGACCCCCGGGGCCTCCTGGACCTCCGGGACAAATCATCTACCAGTCGTCAAATGAT GGTGGACATGGTGTTCCAGGTCGACCAGGTTTCCCA GGGCCAGCGGGACCaaagggtgagagaggagacTCGGGGCCTCCAGGATATGCCCCAAAA GGACAGAAAGGAGAACCCGGCATCATCATTGGGCCTGATGGGAGCCCTCAGTACCACGGTGGCCTGGCAGGACTTCCG gGTGAAagtggacctcctggacctgtGGGACCTCCT GGTCCGTACGGTCCTCCGGGCCAGAAGGGAGAGATCGGGCTTCCGGGGAGACCA GGTCGACCTGGTCTCAACGGTGCCAAAGGCCTGAAGGGAGACTCAGGCAGTGGGTCCGGATACGCTTACCCT ggtcctcctggtccacctGGCCCCCCTGGACCACCAGGAGCTTCTGGTCCCATCGACAGAATCAGT GGGTTTGAGGACATCAGGAGGTATTTACCAG ACTtgaaaggagagaaaggtgAACAAGGACCACCAGGAAGAGTTGAAGTATCGG GCTCAAACTTTGATATCAACGTTTTGAAG aatgagatgaaaggtgaaacaggaagtccaggcctgaaaggagagaaaggagaacaGGGCAGTGGATACTATGATCCTCGATATGGTGGATCTGGATACCCTGGACAGCCGGGACCTCCT GGCCCTAAAGGCGACTCCGTCATTGGCCCACCAGGACCTCAAGGACCACCTGGTCAGCCAGGCAGAGGCTACGATGGACGGCCAGGACCCCCAGGGCCacctggaccacctggacctgcGGGAGGATCATACACTGGAGACTCCTGGGACTCGAGGA CTGTCAGTGTcacaggaccaccaggacctcCTGGAACACCGGGGCTTCCTGGAATCTCCTCAGGA GTGTCGTTGTTCAGGACCTATGATACGATGGCAGCCACTGCCAGAAGACATCCGGAGGGTTCTCTGGTTTATGTTATAGACCAAACAGATCTCTACCTGAGGGTCCGAGAGGGAGTCCGCCAAGTCTAC CTGGGGAACTATATCGCTCTTCCTGGAGAC GAGAACGAGGTCGCTGCCGTGGAACCGCCCCCTGTGGTCCTTTACTCAACAGACTCAAACACCCCCCAGCCTGAGAGCCCCGTCCAGCCTGATCCACATCCACCGATACACCACAAACCACAAGACCCACATTCCCAACAACCAACCCACCCAGATCCACACTATCACCCAGATCCACGGTACCCAGCCCCCACCGACCCCAGATATCCAAGTTACACAGAGCGCATAAATCGGCCAGACGGTAGGTCCAGCCACACCACGCAGGAAAGGCCCACCTACCCGTATCACCGCTACCCAGTCACCACGCCACGAAGACCTCCCGTTCCCGAAACCCCAGTCCACCGTCACGCTTCAGGCCCGGGG CTTCACCTGATTGCCCTGAACGCCCCTCAGACCGGCGCTATGCGGGGGATCCGTGGTGTTGACTACCTGTGCTTCACACAAGCTCAGGCCATTGGAATGAAGGGAACGTTCCGTGCCTTCCTCTCATCCAGACTCCAGGATCTTTCCAGCATTGTCGGTAaaagggacagagacagacttCCCATCATCAACCTGAAG GATGAGGTTCTGTTCGACAGCTGGGATGCCATTTTTAACGATGGTAGAATAAAGGACAACGTTCCCATCTACTCGTTCGACGGCAGAGACATCCTCAGCGATGGCGCATG GCCGGAGAAGATGCTGTGGCACGGCTCCACTGGTGCCGGGCAGAGGCACACGGAGGACCTCTGCGACGCCTGGCGTTCTGGTGACCAGGCCCAGAACGGCATGGCGGCGCCTCTTCACGCCGGCAGCAACCCCCTGCAGCAGCGCCCTGGCAGGTGCtcgagcgcgtacgcagtcctgTGCATCGAGAACAGCTACATCGGCCACGCCAAGAGATAG